A region from the Brassica napus cultivar Da-Ae chromosome C8, Da-Ae, whole genome shotgun sequence genome encodes:
- the LOC125591612 gene encoding aspartic proteinase nepenthesin-2-like, with protein MALASIGAMFSLLIYLSLPCSNAAAENILHQSPPPADGSRRPMVFPLFLSQPNSSRSMSLLHRKLHSKSLPHSRMRLYDDILLNGYYTTRLWIGTPPQMFALIVDSGSTVTYVPCSDCEQCGKHQDPKFQPEMSTTYQPVKCNMDCHCDDDKEQCLYEREYAEHSSSKGVLGEDLISFGNESELTPHRAVFGCENVETGDLYSQRADGIIGLGQGDLSLVDQLVDKGLISNSFALCYGGMDLGGGSMVLGGFSYPSDMMFTDSDPDRSPYYNIDLTGIRVAGKDLLLDSRVFDGEHGVVLDSGTTYAYLPDAAFSAFEEALMREASPLKKIDGPDPNFKDTCFHVAPSNDASGLSTIFPSVEMVFKSGQSWLLSPENYLFRHSKVHGAYCLGVFPNGKDHTTLLGGIVVRNTLVVYDRENSKVGFLRTNCSELSDRLHIDDSAPPPATLPSNDSNPTLNTSSSLPGGEIQIGQINLDIQLTVNSSYLKPRMEELSKVLSKELDVKSSQVYISNLTSKGNNSLIRVVVVPTEPSSLFSNVTETSIVSRFTNHQIKLPDIFGNYELVSYTLEPSRKRARWVMKNTIVVMAILIVAVVVGLIAYGVWLMWKRKQASNPYIHVDEAIVAEQELLPL; from the exons ATGGCGCTGGCGTCTATCGGCGCGATGTTCTCACTCCtaatctatctctctcttccatGTTCAAATGCGGCTGCTGAAAACATTCTCCACCAATCTCCTCCTCCCGCGGACGGATCACGCCGTCCAATGGTGTTCCCGTTGTTTCTCTCTCAACCCAATTCTTCGAGATCCATGTCTCTTCTCCATCGAAAGCTCCACTCAAAATCACTCCCTCACTCTCGCATGAGACTCTACGACGATATTCTACTTAACGG GTATTACACGACGCGTCTATGGATCGGTACACCCCCACAGATGTTTGCTCTCATAGTTGATTCCGGCAGTACTGTCACTTACGTTCCTTGTTCCGACTGCGAACAATGTGGCAAACATCAG GACCCAAAGTTTCAGCCGGAGATGTCCACCACGTACCAACCAGTGAAGTGCAACATGGACTGTCACTGTGACGACGATAAAGAACAATGCCTTTACGAGCGTGAGTACGCCGAACACAGCAGTAGCAAAGGCGTCCTCGGAGAAGATCTTATATCGTTCGGGAACGAAAGCGAGCTTACACCGCACCGAGCTGTTTTCGGTTGTGAGAATGTGGAGACTGGTGATCTCTACAGTCAACGTGCTGATGGCATTATTGGGTTAGGACAGGGAGATCTCAGTCTTGTTGATCAGTTGGTGGATAAAGGTTTGATCAGCAACTCTTTTGCTTTGTGTTATGGAGGGATGGATCTAGGTGGAGGCTCCATGGTTCTTGGTGGGTTTTCTTACCCGTCTGATATGATGTTCACTGACTCTGACCCTGACCGTAG TCCATATTACAATATAGATCTGACGGGGATACGTGTCGCTGGGAAGGACTTGTTGCTGGACTCGAGAGTGTTTGATGGAGAACATGGCGTTGTTTTAGATAGTGGTACTACGTATGCTTATCTCCCTGACGCAGCGTTTTCAGCTTTTGAGGAAGCT TTAATGAGAGAAGCTTCCCCATTAAAGAAGATTGATGGCCCTGATCCAAATTTTAAAGATACTTGTTTCCATGTTGCTCCAAG CAACGATGCCTCTGGACTTTCAACGATATTTCCATCAGTGGAAATGGTGTTTAAGAGTGGACAGTCATGGCTGTTGTCCCCTGAAAACTACTTGTTTCGA CATTCCAAGGTGCATGGTGCATACTGTCTTGGTGTATTCCCAAATGGTAAAGATCATACAACTCTTTTAGGAG GAATTGTGGTTCGCAACACACTTGTTGTGTATGATCGTGAGAATTCTAAGGTTGGATTCTTGAGAACCAATTGTTCTGAGTTATCAGATAGGCTTCATATTGATGATTCAGCACCACCACCTGCCACATTGCCTTCAAATGATTCAAATCCAACCCTCAACACATCAAGCAGTCTCCCAG GAGGGGAGATTCAGATTGGTCAAATAAACCTTGATATCCAACTAACAGTCAATTCGTCATATCTGAAACCTCGCATGGAAGAGCTCTCCAAGGTATTATCCAAGGAGCTGGATGTCAAATCTTCACAG GTCTATATATCGAACCTCACCTCCAAAGGAAACAACTCTCTCATTAGAGTAGTTGTCGTTCCTACTGAACCTTCTAGTTTATTCTCCAATGTCACAGAAACG AGCATAGTTTCTCGGTTTACCAATcatcaaatcaagcttcctgACATCTTCGGAAACTATGAGCTCGTTAGTTACACACTCGAGCCTTCAAGAAAACG GGCAAGATGGGTGATGAAAAACACCATTGTGGTGATGGCAATATTGATCGTTGCTGTAGTTGTTGGCTTAATAGCTTATGGAGTCTGGTTGATGTGGAAACGCAAACAAGCATCAAATCCATATATACATGTAGATGAAGCCATAGTCGCTGAGCAAGAGCTGTTacctttataa